A DNA window from Pogona vitticeps strain Pit_001003342236 chromosome 2, PviZW2.1, whole genome shotgun sequence contains the following coding sequences:
- the PCBP2 gene encoding poly(rC)-binding protein 2 isoform X5 → MDTGVIEGGLNVTLTIRLLMHGKEVGSIIGKKGESVKKMREESGARINISEGNCPERIITLAGPTNAIFKAFAMIIDKLEEDISSSMTNSTASSRPPVTLRLVVPASQCGSLIGKGGCKIKEIRESTGAQVQVAGDMLPNSTERAITIAGIPQSIIECVKQICVVMLESPPKGVTIPYRPKPSSSPVIFAGGQDRYSSGSASYPHTAPSMCLNSDLEGPPQELTKLHQLAMQQSHFPMSHGNTGFSGVESSSPDEKGYWAGLDASAQTTSHELTIPNDLIGCIIGRQGAKINEIRQMSGAQIKIANPVEGSTDRQVTITGSAASISLAQYLINVSLESAKPSSQAASVTIPDHLSINLSQPSTPSSSSSSTTTPSLATAGVSDAPSSLPNPLPTAPCVSSLLGMKPVPLLALNVVSAAKGASTTSAVPCVTNKLKTEKQRFSPY, encoded by the exons ATGGACACTGGTGTTATCGAAGGAGGTTTAAATGTCACACTTACCATCCGCCTACTTATGCATGGGAAG GAGGTGGGAAGCATCATTGGAAAG AAAGGAGAATCTGTAAAGAAGATGCGTGAAGAG AGTGGTGCTCGCATTAATATCTCAGAAGGGAACTGcccagaacggattatcactCTTGCTGGACCCACTAAtgccatcttcaaagcatttgCTATGATCATTGACAAACTGGAAGAG GATATTAGCAGCTCAATGACCAACAGCACAGCTTCTAGCAGACCCCCTGTTACTCTGAGACTTGTGGTGCCCGCCAGCCAGTGTGGCTCTCTCATTGGAAAAGGAGGCTGCAAGATCAAGGAGATAAGAGAG AGCACAGGGGCACAGGTCCAGGTGGCAGGAGACATGTTGCCCAACTCTACTGAAAGAGCGATCACCATTGCTGGGATTCCACAGTCCATCATTGAGTGCGTTAAACAGATCTGTGTGGTCATGCTCGAG TCTCCCCCAAAGGGTGTCACCATCCCCTACCGACCCAAGCCATCCAGTTCTCCTGTCATCTTTGCGGGCGGTCAG GACAGGTACAGCAGCGGCAGTGCAAGCTACCCCCACACCGCCCCATCAATGTGCCTCAACTCTGACCTGGAGGGACCACCTCAAGAG cTGACCAAGCTGCACCAGTTGGCAATGCAACAGTCACACTTTCCAATGTCTCATGGCAACACTGGATTCAGTG GCGTTGAATCCAGCTCTCCAGATGAGAAAGGCTATTGGG CAGGTTTGGATGCATCAGCTCAGACTACTTCTCATGAACTCACCATTCCAAATGAT CTGATTGGCTGTATCATTGGGCGTCAAGGCGCCAAGATCAATGAGATTCGCCAGATGTCCGGGGCGCAGATCAAAATTGCCAATCCAGTGGAAGGATCTACTGACAGGCAGGTTACCATAACTGGATCTGCAGCCAGCATTAGCCTGGCTCAGTATCTAATTAATGTCAG TTTAGAAAGCGCTAAACCCTCCTCCCAGGCAGCCTCCGTCACGATCCCCGACCACCTCAGCATCAACCTCTCTCAACCCTccaccccttcttcttcttcctcctccaccaccaccccctcgcTTGCGACAGCAGGGGTCTCCGACGCACCCTCCAGCCTCCCCAACCCTCTTCCGACCGCCCCCTGTGTCTCCAGTCTGCTTGGCATGAAACCCGTCCCTCTCCTGGCTCTAAATGTTGTGTCTGCTGCTAAGGGTGCCTCCACCACTTCAGCTGTGCCATGTGTTACTAACAAACTGAAAACGGAAAAACAGAGATTCTCTCCTTACTGA
- the PCBP2 gene encoding poly(rC)-binding protein 2 isoform X3, with protein MDTGVIEGGLNVTLTIRLLMHGKEVGSIIGKKGESVKKMREESGARINISEGNCPERIITLAGPTNAIFKAFAMIIDKLEEDISSSMTNSTASSRPPVTLRLVVPASQCGSLIGKGGCKIKEIRESTGAQVQVAGDMLPNSTERAITIAGIPQSIIECVKQICVVMLESPPKGVTIPYRPKPSSSPVIFAGGQDRYSSGSASYPHTAPSMCLNSDLEGPPQEAYTIQGQYAIPQPDLTKLHQLAMQQSHFPMSHGNTGFSAGLDASAQTTSHELTIPNDLIGCIIGRQGAKINEIRQMSGAQIKIANPVEGSTDRQVTITGSAASISLAQYLINVSLESAKPSSQAASVTIPDHLSINLSQPSTPSSSSSSTTTPSLATAGVSDAPSSLPNPLPTAPCVSSLLGMKPVPLLALNVVSAAKGASTTSAVPCVTNKLKTEKQRFSPY; from the exons ATGGACACTGGTGTTATCGAAGGAGGTTTAAATGTCACACTTACCATCCGCCTACTTATGCATGGGAAG GAGGTGGGAAGCATCATTGGAAAG AAAGGAGAATCTGTAAAGAAGATGCGTGAAGAG AGTGGTGCTCGCATTAATATCTCAGAAGGGAACTGcccagaacggattatcactCTTGCTGGACCCACTAAtgccatcttcaaagcatttgCTATGATCATTGACAAACTGGAAGAG GATATTAGCAGCTCAATGACCAACAGCACAGCTTCTAGCAGACCCCCTGTTACTCTGAGACTTGTGGTGCCCGCCAGCCAGTGTGGCTCTCTCATTGGAAAAGGAGGCTGCAAGATCAAGGAGATAAGAGAG AGCACAGGGGCACAGGTCCAGGTGGCAGGAGACATGTTGCCCAACTCTACTGAAAGAGCGATCACCATTGCTGGGATTCCACAGTCCATCATTGAGTGCGTTAAACAGATCTGTGTGGTCATGCTCGAG TCTCCCCCAAAGGGTGTCACCATCCCCTACCGACCCAAGCCATCCAGTTCTCCTGTCATCTTTGCGGGCGGTCAG GACAGGTACAGCAGCGGCAGTGCAAGCTACCCCCACACCGCCCCATCAATGTGCCTCAACTCTGACCTGGAGGGACCACCTCAAGAG GCCTATACCATTCAAGGACAGTATGccattccacagccagat cTGACCAAGCTGCACCAGTTGGCAATGCAACAGTCACACTTTCCAATGTCTCATGGCAACACTGGATTCAGTG CAGGTTTGGATGCATCAGCTCAGACTACTTCTCATGAACTCACCATTCCAAATGAT CTGATTGGCTGTATCATTGGGCGTCAAGGCGCCAAGATCAATGAGATTCGCCAGATGTCCGGGGCGCAGATCAAAATTGCCAATCCAGTGGAAGGATCTACTGACAGGCAGGTTACCATAACTGGATCTGCAGCCAGCATTAGCCTGGCTCAGTATCTAATTAATGTCAG TTTAGAAAGCGCTAAACCCTCCTCCCAGGCAGCCTCCGTCACGATCCCCGACCACCTCAGCATCAACCTCTCTCAACCCTccaccccttcttcttcttcctcctccaccaccaccccctcgcTTGCGACAGCAGGGGTCTCCGACGCACCCTCCAGCCTCCCCAACCCTCTTCCGACCGCCCCCTGTGTCTCCAGTCTGCTTGGCATGAAACCCGTCCCTCTCCTGGCTCTAAATGTTGTGTCTGCTGCTAAGGGTGCCTCCACCACTTCAGCTGTGCCATGTGTTACTAACAAACTGAAAACGGAAAAACAGAGATTCTCTCCTTACTGA
- the PCBP2 gene encoding poly(rC)-binding protein 2 isoform X18 — protein sequence MDTGVIEGGLNVTLTIRLLMHGKEVGSIIGKKGESVKKMREESGARINISEGNCPERIITLAGPTNAIFKAFAMIIDKLEEDISSSMTNSTASSRPPVTLRLVVPASQCGSLIGKGGCKIKEIRESTGAQVQVAGDMLPNSTERAITIAGIPQSIIECVKQICVVMLESPPKGVTIPYRPKPSSSPVIFAGGQDRYSSGSASYPHTAPSMCLNSDLEGPPQEAYTIQGQYAIPQPDLTKLHQLAMQQSHFPMSHGNTGFSGVESSSPDEKGYWGLDASAQTTSHELTIPNDLIGCIIGRQGAKINEIRQMSGAQIKIANPVEGSTDRQVTITGSAASISLAQYLINVRLSSETGGMGSS from the exons ATGGACACTGGTGTTATCGAAGGAGGTTTAAATGTCACACTTACCATCCGCCTACTTATGCATGGGAAG GAGGTGGGAAGCATCATTGGAAAG AAAGGAGAATCTGTAAAGAAGATGCGTGAAGAG AGTGGTGCTCGCATTAATATCTCAGAAGGGAACTGcccagaacggattatcactCTTGCTGGACCCACTAAtgccatcttcaaagcatttgCTATGATCATTGACAAACTGGAAGAG GATATTAGCAGCTCAATGACCAACAGCACAGCTTCTAGCAGACCCCCTGTTACTCTGAGACTTGTGGTGCCCGCCAGCCAGTGTGGCTCTCTCATTGGAAAAGGAGGCTGCAAGATCAAGGAGATAAGAGAG AGCACAGGGGCACAGGTCCAGGTGGCAGGAGACATGTTGCCCAACTCTACTGAAAGAGCGATCACCATTGCTGGGATTCCACAGTCCATCATTGAGTGCGTTAAACAGATCTGTGTGGTCATGCTCGAG TCTCCCCCAAAGGGTGTCACCATCCCCTACCGACCCAAGCCATCCAGTTCTCCTGTCATCTTTGCGGGCGGTCAG GACAGGTACAGCAGCGGCAGTGCAAGCTACCCCCACACCGCCCCATCAATGTGCCTCAACTCTGACCTGGAGGGACCACCTCAAGAG GCCTATACCATTCAAGGACAGTATGccattccacagccagat cTGACCAAGCTGCACCAGTTGGCAATGCAACAGTCACACTTTCCAATGTCTCATGGCAACACTGGATTCAGTG GCGTTGAATCCAGCTCTCCAGATGAGAAAGGCTATTGGG GTTTGGATGCATCAGCTCAGACTACTTCTCATGAACTCACCATTCCAAATGAT CTGATTGGCTGTATCATTGGGCGTCAAGGCGCCAAGATCAATGAGATTCGCCAGATGTCCGGGGCGCAGATCAAAATTGCCAATCCAGTGGAAGGATCTACTGACAGGCAGGTTACCATAACTGGATCTGCAGCCAGCATTAGCCTGGCTCAGTATCTAATTAATGTCAG GCTTTCTTCGGAGACTGGTGGAATGGGAAGCAGCTAG
- the PCBP2 gene encoding poly(rC)-binding protein 2 isoform X17, which translates to MDTGVIEGGLNVTLTIRLLMHGKEVGSIIGKKGESVKKMREESGARINISEGNCPERIITLAGPTNAIFKAFAMIIDKLEEDISSSMTNSTASSRPPVTLRLVVPASQCGSLIGKGGCKIKEIRESTGAQVQVAGDMLPNSTERAITIAGIPQSIIECVKQICVVMLESPPKGVTIPYRPKPSSSPVIFAGGQDRYSSGSASYPHTAPSMCLNSDLEGPPQEAYTIQGQYAIPQPDLTKLHQLAMQQSHFPMSHGNTGFSGVESSSPDEKGYWAGLDASAQTTSHELTIPNDLIGCIIGRQGAKINEIRQMSGAQIKIANPVEGSTDRQVTITGSAASISLAQYLINVRLSSETGGMGSS; encoded by the exons ATGGACACTGGTGTTATCGAAGGAGGTTTAAATGTCACACTTACCATCCGCCTACTTATGCATGGGAAG GAGGTGGGAAGCATCATTGGAAAG AAAGGAGAATCTGTAAAGAAGATGCGTGAAGAG AGTGGTGCTCGCATTAATATCTCAGAAGGGAACTGcccagaacggattatcactCTTGCTGGACCCACTAAtgccatcttcaaagcatttgCTATGATCATTGACAAACTGGAAGAG GATATTAGCAGCTCAATGACCAACAGCACAGCTTCTAGCAGACCCCCTGTTACTCTGAGACTTGTGGTGCCCGCCAGCCAGTGTGGCTCTCTCATTGGAAAAGGAGGCTGCAAGATCAAGGAGATAAGAGAG AGCACAGGGGCACAGGTCCAGGTGGCAGGAGACATGTTGCCCAACTCTACTGAAAGAGCGATCACCATTGCTGGGATTCCACAGTCCATCATTGAGTGCGTTAAACAGATCTGTGTGGTCATGCTCGAG TCTCCCCCAAAGGGTGTCACCATCCCCTACCGACCCAAGCCATCCAGTTCTCCTGTCATCTTTGCGGGCGGTCAG GACAGGTACAGCAGCGGCAGTGCAAGCTACCCCCACACCGCCCCATCAATGTGCCTCAACTCTGACCTGGAGGGACCACCTCAAGAG GCCTATACCATTCAAGGACAGTATGccattccacagccagat cTGACCAAGCTGCACCAGTTGGCAATGCAACAGTCACACTTTCCAATGTCTCATGGCAACACTGGATTCAGTG GCGTTGAATCCAGCTCTCCAGATGAGAAAGGCTATTGGG CAGGTTTGGATGCATCAGCTCAGACTACTTCTCATGAACTCACCATTCCAAATGAT CTGATTGGCTGTATCATTGGGCGTCAAGGCGCCAAGATCAATGAGATTCGCCAGATGTCCGGGGCGCAGATCAAAATTGCCAATCCAGTGGAAGGATCTACTGACAGGCAGGTTACCATAACTGGATCTGCAGCCAGCATTAGCCTGGCTCAGTATCTAATTAATGTCAG GCTTTCTTCGGAGACTGGTGGAATGGGAAGCAGCTAG
- the PCBP2 gene encoding poly(rC)-binding protein 2 isoform X16 → MDTGVIEGGLNVTLTIRLLMHGKEVGSIIGKKGESVKKMREESGARINISEGNCPERIITLAGPTNAIFKAFAMIIDKLEEDISSSMTNSTASSRPPVTLRLVVPASQCGSLIGKGGCKIKEIRESTGAQVQVAGDMLPNSTERAITIAGIPQSIIECVKQICVVMLESPPKGVTIPYRPKPSSSPVIFAGGQLTKLHQLAMQQSHFPMSHGNTGFSGLDASAQTTSHELTIPNDLIGCIIGRQGAKINEIRQMSGAQIKIANPVEGSTDRQVTITGSAASISLAQYLINVSLESAKPSSQAASVTIPDHLSINLSQPSTPSSSSSSTTTPSLATAGVSDAPSSLPNPLPTAPCVSSLLGMKPVPLLALNVVSAAKGASTTSAVPCVTNKLKTEKQRFSPY, encoded by the exons ATGGACACTGGTGTTATCGAAGGAGGTTTAAATGTCACACTTACCATCCGCCTACTTATGCATGGGAAG GAGGTGGGAAGCATCATTGGAAAG AAAGGAGAATCTGTAAAGAAGATGCGTGAAGAG AGTGGTGCTCGCATTAATATCTCAGAAGGGAACTGcccagaacggattatcactCTTGCTGGACCCACTAAtgccatcttcaaagcatttgCTATGATCATTGACAAACTGGAAGAG GATATTAGCAGCTCAATGACCAACAGCACAGCTTCTAGCAGACCCCCTGTTACTCTGAGACTTGTGGTGCCCGCCAGCCAGTGTGGCTCTCTCATTGGAAAAGGAGGCTGCAAGATCAAGGAGATAAGAGAG AGCACAGGGGCACAGGTCCAGGTGGCAGGAGACATGTTGCCCAACTCTACTGAAAGAGCGATCACCATTGCTGGGATTCCACAGTCCATCATTGAGTGCGTTAAACAGATCTGTGTGGTCATGCTCGAG TCTCCCCCAAAGGGTGTCACCATCCCCTACCGACCCAAGCCATCCAGTTCTCCTGTCATCTTTGCGGGCGGTCAG cTGACCAAGCTGCACCAGTTGGCAATGCAACAGTCACACTTTCCAATGTCTCATGGCAACACTGGATTCAGTG GTTTGGATGCATCAGCTCAGACTACTTCTCATGAACTCACCATTCCAAATGAT CTGATTGGCTGTATCATTGGGCGTCAAGGCGCCAAGATCAATGAGATTCGCCAGATGTCCGGGGCGCAGATCAAAATTGCCAATCCAGTGGAAGGATCTACTGACAGGCAGGTTACCATAACTGGATCTGCAGCCAGCATTAGCCTGGCTCAGTATCTAATTAATGTCAG TTTAGAAAGCGCTAAACCCTCCTCCCAGGCAGCCTCCGTCACGATCCCCGACCACCTCAGCATCAACCTCTCTCAACCCTccaccccttcttcttcttcctcctccaccaccaccccctcgcTTGCGACAGCAGGGGTCTCCGACGCACCCTCCAGCCTCCCCAACCCTCTTCCGACCGCCCCCTGTGTCTCCAGTCTGCTTGGCATGAAACCCGTCCCTCTCCTGGCTCTAAATGTTGTGTCTGCTGCTAAGGGTGCCTCCACCACTTCAGCTGTGCCATGTGTTACTAACAAACTGAAAACGGAAAAACAGAGATTCTCTCCTTACTGA
- the PCBP2 gene encoding poly(rC)-binding protein 2 isoform X22, whose amino-acid sequence MDTGVIEGGLNVTLTIRLLMHGKEVGSIIGKKGESVKKMREESGARINISEGNCPERIITLAGPTNAIFKAFAMIIDKLEEDISSSMTNSTASSRPPVTLRLVVPASQCGSLIGKGGCKIKEIRESTGAQVQVAGDMLPNSTERAITIAGIPQSIIECVKQICVVMLESPPKGVTIPYRPKPSSSPVIFAGGQAYTIQGQYAIPQPDLTKLHQLAMQQSHFPMSHGNTGFSAGLDASAQTTSHELTIPNDLIGCIIGRQGAKINEIRQMSGAQIKIANPVEGSTDRQVTITGSAASISLAQYLINVRLSSETGGMGSS is encoded by the exons ATGGACACTGGTGTTATCGAAGGAGGTTTAAATGTCACACTTACCATCCGCCTACTTATGCATGGGAAG GAGGTGGGAAGCATCATTGGAAAG AAAGGAGAATCTGTAAAGAAGATGCGTGAAGAG AGTGGTGCTCGCATTAATATCTCAGAAGGGAACTGcccagaacggattatcactCTTGCTGGACCCACTAAtgccatcttcaaagcatttgCTATGATCATTGACAAACTGGAAGAG GATATTAGCAGCTCAATGACCAACAGCACAGCTTCTAGCAGACCCCCTGTTACTCTGAGACTTGTGGTGCCCGCCAGCCAGTGTGGCTCTCTCATTGGAAAAGGAGGCTGCAAGATCAAGGAGATAAGAGAG AGCACAGGGGCACAGGTCCAGGTGGCAGGAGACATGTTGCCCAACTCTACTGAAAGAGCGATCACCATTGCTGGGATTCCACAGTCCATCATTGAGTGCGTTAAACAGATCTGTGTGGTCATGCTCGAG TCTCCCCCAAAGGGTGTCACCATCCCCTACCGACCCAAGCCATCCAGTTCTCCTGTCATCTTTGCGGGCGGTCAG GCCTATACCATTCAAGGACAGTATGccattccacagccagat cTGACCAAGCTGCACCAGTTGGCAATGCAACAGTCACACTTTCCAATGTCTCATGGCAACACTGGATTCAGTG CAGGTTTGGATGCATCAGCTCAGACTACTTCTCATGAACTCACCATTCCAAATGAT CTGATTGGCTGTATCATTGGGCGTCAAGGCGCCAAGATCAATGAGATTCGCCAGATGTCCGGGGCGCAGATCAAAATTGCCAATCCAGTGGAAGGATCTACTGACAGGCAGGTTACCATAACTGGATCTGCAGCCAGCATTAGCCTGGCTCAGTATCTAATTAATGTCAG GCTTTCTTCGGAGACTGGTGGAATGGGAAGCAGCTAG